The following are encoded in a window of Candidatus Goldiibacteriota bacterium genomic DNA:
- the hydE gene encoding [FeFe] hydrogenase H-cluster radical SAM maturase HydE produces the protein MEELINRLKSGTYTKDDLIAALSIKTEQEFMPLFKLSEEICEQYFGKGVFIRGIIEYTNKCRKNCNYCGIRRDNEKVLRYLIKPEEIFAVVEKLKAQGVMTVVLQGGEDADSDPVLLDIIKQIREKYDMAITISIGERPFEVYKQFKEAGADRFLLRIETTNPELFKALHPDDDLEYRKKCLLWLKELGYQVGTGIMTGLPGQTMEMIADDLLYFKELQPAMVGIGPFLPHKDTPFGGEESKGVFLTLKTLALIRIMLKNVNLPATTAMGTSDKDGRKMAMMYGANVFMPNYTPAPYRESYLLYDNKICVKEDCSNLCAGSIIKSAGKHVEQGRGDYKSF, from the coding sequence ATGGAAGAGTTGATAAACAGGTTAAAGAGCGGTACTTACACAAAGGATGACCTTATCGCTGCGCTTAGCATAAAAACTGAGCAGGAGTTTATGCCGTTGTTTAAATTATCCGAAGAAATCTGCGAACAATATTTTGGAAAAGGTGTTTTTATAAGGGGTATTATTGAATATACCAATAAGTGCAGGAAGAACTGTAATTATTGCGGTATAAGGCGGGACAATGAAAAGGTTTTAAGGTATTTGATTAAGCCCGAAGAGATATTTGCGGTTGTGGAAAAGTTAAAAGCGCAGGGCGTAATGACGGTGGTGCTGCAGGGCGGCGAAGATGCGGATTCAGACCCTGTGCTGCTGGATATAATAAAACAGATACGCGAAAAATACGACATGGCAATTACCATTTCTATAGGCGAGAGGCCGTTTGAAGTGTATAAACAGTTTAAAGAAGCCGGTGCCGACAGGTTCCTTTTAAGGATAGAGACCACAAACCCGGAACTTTTTAAAGCCCTGCATCCGGATGACGATCTGGAATACCGAAAAAAGTGCCTTTTGTGGCTTAAAGAGCTTGGTTATCAGGTTGGGACAGGGATAATGACAGGGCTGCCCGGACAGACAATGGAAATGATAGCGGATGACCTGCTGTATTTTAAAGAGCTTCAGCCGGCTATGGTGGGAATAGGCCCTTTCTTACCGCATAAGGACACCCCCTTTGGCGGCGAAGAGTCCAAAGGAGTCTTTCTTACTTTGAAGACGCTTGCGCTTATAAGGATTATGCTTAAAAATGTGAATCTTCCGGCCACAACGGCAATGGGTACTTCTGATAAAGACGGCAGAAAAATGGCCATGATGTACGGCGCAAACGTATTCATGCCCAACTACACGCCTGCTCCTTACAGGGAAAGTTATCTTCTATATGATAATAAGATATGCGTAAAAGAAGACTGCAGCAACTTGTGCGCCGGCTCCATAATAAAATCCGCCGGCAAACACGTGGAACAAGGCAGGGGAGATTACAAGAGTTTTTAG